A window of the Gemmatirosa kalamazoonensis genome harbors these coding sequences:
- a CDS encoding GGDEF domain-containing protein — MSQTPHLQSLDDPDTLRELTRYLREGLYVTDADGRLLDASPAFLEIVGAATVGDVAGRVFDEFLADPGRRRAAIGAIDATVRELELTLLRADGEQRTVLDTVFQRRDDAGRVFLHGILLDVTPHRALEARLRESATRDALTGAFNRRQLDAIGREMEPDAGGGWGCLYVDVEAFGAYNVRYGQEAGDAVLVRMARFLMRHVRADEPVVRLGNDEFVVILRGATDQRTERVARRLQLTALRTAPTAFSLGWAVRDGDEGIDTLVDRAARRRVPVRVVERMRDARGAEIEELANV, encoded by the coding sequence ATGTCTCAGACCCCCCACCTCCAGTCGCTCGACGACCCCGATACCCTCCGCGAGCTCACCCGCTACCTGCGCGAGGGCCTGTACGTGACCGACGCCGACGGGCGCCTGCTCGACGCGAGTCCGGCCTTCCTCGAGATCGTCGGAGCGGCCACGGTGGGCGACGTCGCCGGACGCGTGTTCGACGAATTCCTCGCCGACCCGGGGCGACGCCGCGCGGCGATCGGGGCCATCGACGCCACGGTGCGCGAGCTCGAGCTCACGCTGCTGCGCGCCGACGGCGAGCAGCGCACCGTGCTCGACACCGTCTTCCAGCGGCGCGACGACGCGGGACGCGTGTTCCTGCACGGCATCCTGCTCGACGTCACGCCGCATCGCGCGCTCGAGGCACGGCTGCGCGAGAGCGCCACGCGCGATGCGCTCACCGGCGCGTTCAACCGCCGCCAGCTCGACGCCATCGGGCGCGAGATGGAGCCCGACGCGGGCGGCGGATGGGGATGCCTGTACGTCGACGTCGAGGCGTTCGGCGCCTACAACGTGCGCTACGGCCAGGAGGCCGGCGACGCGGTCCTCGTGCGCATGGCGCGCTTCCTCATGCGCCACGTGCGCGCCGACGAGCCCGTGGTGCGACTCGGCAACGACGAGTTCGTGGTGATCCTCCGCGGCGCCACCGACCAGCGCACCGAGCGCGTCGCGCGCCGCCTGCAGCTCACCGCGCTCCGCACCGCGCCCACCGCGTTCTCGTTAGGCTGGGCGGTGCGCGACGGCGACGAGGGGATCGACACGCTCGTCGACCGCGCGGCCCGCCGGCGCGTGCCGGTGCGCGTCGTGGAGCGCATGCGCGACGCGCGCGGCGCGGAGATCGAGGAGCTGGCGAACGTTTGA
- a CDS encoding NAD(P)-dependent oxidoreductase has protein sequence MPRCSTTCSPATTRCCRASAWAPLRSPADLTTRVTRALVPAMARHGVRRLVAVSAGGVGESLDRCSWAVRRMVATANLGVAYRDLAAMEATLAASDLDWCVVRPVTLVDGEPTGRARPVERYGLFSVVRRADVAAFMLAAAESPSLGSRAVMVGSG, from the coding sequence ATCCCGCGGTGCTCGACGACGTGCTCCCCGGCCACGACGCGGTGCTGTCGTGCCTCGGCCTGGGCGCCGCTCCGCTCGCCAGCGGACCTCACGACGCGCGTCACGCGCGCGCTCGTGCCGGCGATGGCGCGCCACGGCGTGCGCCGGCTCGTCGCCGTGAGCGCGGGTGGCGTGGGGGAGAGCCTCGATCGCTGCTCGTGGGCCGTGCGGCGCATGGTCGCGACGGCGAACCTCGGCGTCGCGTACCGCGACCTCGCGGCGATGGAGGCCACGCTCGCTGCGAGCGACCTCGATTGGTGCGTCGTGCGCCCCGTCACGCTCGTCGACGGCGAGCCGACCGGACGCGCGCGGCCGGTCGAGCGCTACGGCCTGTTCTCCGTCGTGCGCCGCGCCGACGTCGCCGCGTTCATGCTCGCCGCGGCGGAGTCGCCGTCGTTAGGCAGCCGAGCCGTGATGGTCGGCAGCGGCTGA
- the queD gene encoding 6-carboxytetrahydropterin synthase QueD, which yields MEIWKEFTFEAAHRLPNVPPGHKCARLHGHSFRVEVHVAGAVREPEGWVMDFGDLKTAWQPLDEALDHRYLNEIAGLENPTSEVLARWIWDRLLPWLPGLSAIVVRETCTTGCVYRGER from the coding sequence ATGGAGATCTGGAAGGAATTCACGTTCGAGGCCGCGCACCGGCTGCCGAACGTGCCGCCGGGGCACAAGTGCGCGCGGCTGCACGGGCACTCGTTCCGGGTCGAGGTGCACGTCGCCGGGGCCGTGCGGGAGCCGGAGGGGTGGGTGATGGACTTCGGCGACCTGAAGACGGCCTGGCAGCCGCTCGACGAGGCGCTCGACCACCGCTACCTGAACGAGATCGCGGGGCTCGAGAACCCGACGAGCGAGGTCCTCGCGCGGTGGATCTGGGACCGCCTGCTGCCCTGGCTGCCGGGGCTGTCGGCGATCGTCGTGCGGGAGACGTGTACGACCGGATGCGTGTATCGCGGGGAGCGCTGA